The following are from one region of the Roseobacter fucihabitans genome:
- a CDS encoding ABC-F family ATP-binding cassette domain-containing protein, whose protein sequence is MARIPLLQLNEISLTFGGDPVFADLSLVVQPGDRLALVGRNGSGKSTLMKVMAGLVEADSGGVVPGPGVSVGYMEQDPDLGGFETLGEFAAHGLEASEMYLVERAGEGLKFDPARPVATASGGERRRAALARLMAGSPDLMLLDEPTNHLDIEAIAWLENELKQSRKGYIIISHDRAFLRALTRATLWVDRGAVRRQEKGFADFETWRDQVWEEEDTQRHKLNRKIKSEARWAVEGISARRKRNQGRVRALQELRAERGAQISRQGTAAMALDAGPKSGRKVVEVTDITKAFGEKSILKPFSLTVQRGDRIAFVGPNGVGKTTLLNMLIGREEPDSGTVKLGTNLEIALFDQARARLDPDMSLWDSLTGDPDMRVSGKADQVMVRGIPKHVVGYLKEFLFDEAQARAPVRALSGGEKARLLLAKIMAKPSNLLVLDEPTNDLDVETLDLIQELLGTYDGTVLLVSHDRDFLDRVAATTIAMEGDGKATVYAGGWTDYIRQRGQDDFAGSVTPSKTSARGEKPKSSQKSGLSFTEKHRLEALPAEIARLEAEIAKLEVLLGDPALFTDHPVKFQKATDALVERHEKLQSAEEEWLLLEEKAGA, encoded by the coding sequence ATGGCACGTATACCCTTATTGCAACTCAATGAAATTTCGCTGACCTTTGGGGGGGACCCGGTCTTTGCCGATCTCAGCCTGGTGGTGCAGCCCGGAGACCGTCTGGCGCTGGTCGGGCGCAACGGGTCGGGCAAATCCACCTTGATGAAGGTTATGGCTGGTCTGGTGGAGGCCGACTCCGGTGGTGTTGTGCCGGGGCCGGGGGTGTCGGTGGGGTATATGGAGCAGGACCCGGATCTGGGCGGCTTTGAGACCCTTGGGGAATTTGCCGCCCATGGGCTTGAAGCTTCCGAGATGTATCTGGTGGAGCGGGCCGGGGAGGGGTTGAAGTTTGACCCTGCACGCCCCGTTGCAACGGCCAGTGGGGGAGAGCGGCGCCGTGCGGCATTGGCACGATTGATGGCGGGCAGCCCCGATTTGATGCTGCTCGATGAGCCGACAAACCATTTGGACATCGAGGCCATTGCCTGGCTGGAAAACGAATTAAAACAAAGCCGTAAGGGCTATATCATCATCAGCCACGACCGCGCGTTTCTGCGCGCGCTGACCCGCGCCACGCTATGGGTCGACCGCGGCGCGGTGCGCCGGCAAGAAAAGGGATTCGCGGATTTCGAGACATGGCGTGATCAGGTCTGGGAAGAGGAAGACACCCAGCGCCACAAGCTCAACCGCAAGATCAAATCCGAGGCGCGATGGGCGGTTGAGGGGATTTCTGCGCGGCGCAAACGCAACCAGGGCCGTGTGCGCGCGCTGCAAGAATTGCGCGCAGAACGCGGGGCGCAGATTAGCCGCCAGGGAACCGCGGCTATGGCCTTGGACGCAGGGCCAAAATCCGGCCGCAAGGTCGTGGAAGTTACCGATATCACCAAGGCCTTTGGCGAGAAATCCATCCTCAAACCGTTTTCCCTGACCGTTCAGCGCGGGGATCGTATCGCCTTTGTCGGGCCTAACGGCGTAGGTAAAACCACGTTGCTCAACATGCTGATCGGGCGCGAAGAGCCTGACAGCGGGACGGTCAAACTCGGCACGAACCTTGAGATTGCGCTGTTTGATCAGGCGCGCGCGCGGCTTGATCCGGATATGAGCCTCTGGGACAGTTTGACGGGCGATCCGGACATGCGCGTGTCGGGCAAGGCCGATCAGGTCATGGTGCGCGGTATCCCCAAACATGTGGTCGGATACCTCAAGGAATTCCTCTTTGATGAGGCGCAGGCGCGCGCGCCAGTGCGGGCTTTGTCGGGGGGTGAAAAAGCGCGTCTGCTGCTGGCCAAGATCATGGCCAAGCCCAGCAACCTGCTGGTGCTCGATGAGCCGACCAATGATCTGGACGTTGAGACGCTCGATCTTATCCAGGAACTCCTCGGGACTTACGATGGTACCGTTCTGCTGGTCAGCCACGATCGGGATTTTCTGGACCGCGTGGCGGCGACCACCATCGCGATGGAGGGCGATGGCAAGGCGACGGTTTATGCCGGGGGTTGGACCGATTACATCCGCCAGCGCGGTCAGGATGATTTTGCCGGGAGCGTGACACCTTCGAAAACATCTGCTCGTGGCGAAAAGCCTAAATCCTCGCAGAAATCAGGTTTGAGCTTTACCGAAAAACACCGCCTCGAAGCCTTGCCGGCGGAAATTGCCCGTTTGGAGGCGGAAATCGCCAAGTTGGAAGTGCTGCTGGGCGATCCGGCGCTGTTCACGGACCATCCGGTGAAGTTCCAAAAGGCGACGGATGCCCTCGTGGAGCGCCACGAGAAGTTGCAAAGCGCCGAAGAGGAATGGCTGCTGCTTGAAGAAAAAGCCGGTGCCTGA
- a CDS encoding SDR family NAD(P)-dependent oxidoreductase: protein MHLNTTAAIITGGASGLGEATARHFANEGAQVTLLDRDATRGAQIAQEINAHFAEADVTDEASVQAALRFARDKMGRITAAVNCAGIADAIKTIGRDGPHSLAAFQRSIDINLVGTFNVARLAADAMQSNAPEADGARGVIINTASIAAFDGQKGQAAYAASKGGVVGLCLPMARDLARIGIRVMTIAPGIFMTPMLAGLSEEVQAQLAADVPCPPRLGDPDEYARLAGFIVSAGYLNGEVIRIDGALRMR, encoded by the coding sequence ATGCATCTGAACACGACGGCGGCGATCATTACCGGAGGGGCGTCCGGTCTGGGCGAAGCGACGGCGCGCCATTTTGCCAATGAGGGTGCGCAGGTGACGCTGTTGGACCGTGATGCCACGCGCGGTGCGCAGATCGCACAAGAGATCAACGCTCATTTCGCTGAAGCCGACGTCACCGATGAAGCCTCCGTCCAGGCCGCTCTACGCTTTGCCCGCGACAAAATGGGGCGGATCACAGCCGCCGTGAACTGCGCCGGTATCGCCGATGCGATCAAGACCATCGGGCGGGACGGACCCCATTCGCTTGCCGCCTTCCAACGCAGCATTGATATCAACCTGGTCGGTACCTTTAATGTCGCGCGGCTGGCGGCGGATGCGATGCAAAGCAATGCGCCCGAAGCAGACGGTGCGCGCGGGGTCATCATCAACACCGCCTCCATCGCCGCATTTGACGGGCAAAAAGGCCAAGCTGCCTATGCCGCCTCCAAGGGCGGCGTTGTTGGCTTATGTCTGCCCATGGCGCGGGACCTGGCGCGCATCGGTATCCGCGTGATGACCATCGCGCCGGGTATTTTCATGACGCCCATGCTGGCGGGTTTGAGCGAGGAGGTCCAGGCACAACTGGCCGCCGATGTGCCCTGCCCGCCGCGTCTGGGGGACCCGGATGAATACGCGCGCCTCGCCGGGTTCATCGTCAGCGCGGGGTATCTCAACGGCGAGGTGATCCGCATCGACGGGGCTTTGCGCATGCGCTAG